A genomic window from Lotus japonicus ecotype B-129 chromosome 1, LjGifu_v1.2 includes:
- the LOC130723795 gene encoding uncharacterized protein LOC130723795 → MTTLRKAQTFHAEYQNTKNDEEQSILNLNSERIREQRSTFWKPPQHDTIKINTDAGWDREGQSQSIAVIAGDDQGQPLSRTAKCINASSPLVAEALALREAALLAHNLHWTHVIFESDNQMLIEACKGKNRIGIIYNILMDIKELTKNLQFMSFSWTPRRCNETAHNIADLCKRRLLPPNWLLQPPPSVRRALVQDAMRAWENGHN, encoded by the coding sequence ATGACCACTCTGAGGAAGGCACAAACTTTCCACGCAGAGTACCAGAACACGAAAAATGATGAAGAACAGAGTATTTTGAACCTCAACAGTGAAAGAATCAGAGAACAGAGAAGCACCTTCTGGAAGCCCCCCCAACATGATACAATCAAAATTAACACAGATGCAGGGTGGGATCGGGAGGGACAGAGCCAGAGTATTGCAGTTATCGCAGGGGATGATCAAGGACAACCTCTCTCTAGGACTGCAAAATGCATCAATGCTTCATCCCCTCTGGTTGCAGAAGCCTTAGCTCTCCGCGAAGCAGCGCTCCTTGCCCACAACCTTCATTGGACACATGTTATTTTTGAATCAGACAATCAGATGTTAATTGAGGCCTGCAAAGGAAAGAATAGAATTGGGATCATCTACAATATTCTCATGGACATCAAGGAACTGACCAAGAATCTCCAATTCATGAGCTTCAGCTGGACTCCCAGGCGGTGCAACGAGACGGCCCATAATATTGCTGACCTCTGTAAAAGAAGGCTTCTGCCCCCCAACTGGCTACTCCAACCTCCACCTTCAGTAAGAAGAGCTCTAGTCCAAGATGCCATGAGAGCTTGGGAGAATGGTCACAATTGA